A stretch of the Rodentibacter haemolyticus genome encodes the following:
- a CDS encoding Crp/Fnr family transcriptional regulator, which yields MHYKKKTTLLTEGEICQHLFLVEKGVLRLWFNQAGNDISFQFFFEGQIATSYESFRKNLPALYNIETATEVRLRVISFNELQQWIEQNNQVKAFIDDYILTRLYHYQALFISRIKHSPQQRYEELLTGQPHIFDKIPHHYIASYLGITPVSLSRIRQKTAKS from the coding sequence ATGCATTATAAGAAAAAAACCACCTTATTAACGGAGGGCGAAATCTGCCAACATCTTTTTTTGGTCGAAAAAGGGGTACTACGCTTATGGTTTAATCAAGCAGGAAATGATATTAGCTTTCAATTTTTCTTTGAAGGGCAAATCGCTACCTCTTATGAGAGTTTTCGTAAAAACCTCCCTGCTTTATATAATATTGAAACCGCAACAGAGGTTCGCTTACGGGTTATTTCATTTAATGAGCTACAACAATGGATTGAACAAAATAATCAAGTAAAAGCCTTTATTGACGATTATATTTTAACCCGCCTTTATCATTATCAGGCACTTTTCATTTCCCGCATTAAACACTCTCCTCAACAACGTTATGAGGAATTACTGACGGGTCAACCCCATATTTTTGACAAAATTCCGCACCATTATATCGCCTCGTATCTAGGGATTACGCCGGTATCACTCAGCCGTATTCGACAAAAAACGGCAAAATCTTAA
- a CDS encoding methionine/alanine import family NSS transporter small subunit: MSSSAIIMMIIALGVIWGGFLFALLRLPKENH; this comes from the coding sequence ATGAGTTCTAGTGCAATTATTATGATGATCATCGCACTTGGCGTAATTTGGGGCGGCTTCCTTTTTGCTCTCCTTCGCCTACCGAAAGAAAATCATTAA
- a CDS encoding NAD(P)-dependent oxidoreductase: MNNNVKIGFIGLGKMGSGMCHNLQQAGFDLTVYNRTVSKTEPFKNKGAKVANSIAELTKECDVIFTSLFDDASLLEICEREIFPALSQGKIHVGLTTVQPETANQLKLAHQKYGADYIAAPVVGRPDAAQVGKLITFLAGCPAAIEKALPLIEKYTVQQVNLGEQASMANVMKICVNYMAMSQLAMLGEVFTFAEKTGLAKPYILAITEQFFAGNETMRMYAEKIAKRDFDTVGFDLSAGLKDALIFDQAFISQGIQATAIAGAKVHLIAANANGLGNKDWSALTEITRLLAGLKAN; this comes from the coding sequence ATGAACAACAACGTAAAAATTGGTTTTATTGGCTTGGGTAAAATGGGTTCGGGTATGTGCCATAATTTGCAACAAGCAGGGTTTGATTTGACAGTTTACAACCGCACTGTATCAAAAACAGAACCCTTTAAAAACAAAGGGGCAAAAGTTGCAAACAGTATTGCCGAACTAACAAAAGAATGCGATGTGATCTTTACCAGTTTATTTGATGATGCTTCATTGCTTGAAATATGCGAACGTGAAATTTTCCCAGCACTTTCTCAAGGCAAAATTCACGTTGGTTTAACCACTGTTCAACCGGAAACGGCAAATCAACTTAAATTAGCACATCAAAAATATGGGGCGGATTATATCGCCGCCCCTGTTGTGGGACGACCTGATGCGGCACAAGTGGGCAAATTGATTACTTTTCTAGCCGGTTGCCCTGCCGCGATTGAAAAAGCATTGCCTTTAATTGAAAAATACACCGTGCAACAGGTCAATCTTGGCGAGCAGGCAAGTATGGCAAATGTGATGAAAATCTGTGTCAATTATATGGCGATGTCGCAGCTTGCAATGCTAGGCGAAGTCTTCACTTTCGCAGAAAAAACGGGGTTAGCAAAGCCCTATATTCTTGCAATAACCGAGCAATTTTTTGCAGGAAACGAAACAATGCGTATGTATGCTGAAAAAATTGCTAAACGGGATTTCGATACCGTTGGTTTTGATTTGTCTGCGGGATTAAAAGATGCGTTAATTTTTGATCAAGCCTTTATATCGCAAGGCATTCAAGCCACCGCAATCGCAGGCGCAAAAGTACATTTAATTGCTGCAAATGCAAATGGTTTAGGGAATAAAGACTGGAGTGCCTTAACGGAAATCACTAGATTACTAGCCGGATTAAAAGCGAACTAA
- a CDS encoding phosphomethylpyrimidine synthase ThiC — MPGKEDVKQGLITYKIAAQIRDNTMSKARFEFRWEVQFNLSLDPATARAYHDQLFPQESGKVAHFCSM; from the coding sequence ATGCCCGGTAAAGAAGATGTTAAACAGGGTTTAATCACTTACAAAATCGCCGCCCAAATTCGGGATAATACAATGTCAAAAGCACGCTTTGAGTTCCGCTGGGAAGTGCAATTTAATCTTTCTCTTGACCCCGCAACAGCAAGAGCCTATCACGACCAACTATTCCCTCAAGAATCAGGCAAAGTGGCTCATTTCTGCTCAATGTGA
- a CDS encoding sodium-dependent transporter, translated as MAKSTQKRETFSGRKAFILAAIGSAVGLGNIWRFPYTTYENGGGAFIIPYLIALLTAGIPLLFLDYAIGHRHRGGAPLSYRRFSPHFEVFGWWQVMVNVIIGLYYAVVLGWAASYTYFSFSGAWGDKPIDFFIGEFLKMGDIANGVSFEFVGMVAGPLIAVWVIALLVLSMGIQKGIAKSSAILMPVLVVMFIALVIYSLFLPGAEKGLDALFTPDWSKLSNPSVWIAAYGQIFFSLSICFGIMVTYASYLKKESDLTGSGLVVGFANSSFELLAGIGVFAALGFIATAQGQEVSEVAKGGIGLAFFAFPTIINKAPFGEVLGVLFFGSLTFAALTSFISVIEVIISAIQDKLRIRRAKVAFIVGVPMMFISVILFGTTTGLPMLDVFDKFVNYFGIVAVAFVSLIAIVSNEKLGLLGDHLNETSSFKVGFFWRLCIVLTTGILAFMLFSEGAKVFSEGYEGYPSWFVNIFGWGMAISLLIVAFILSRLKWKSETKLTIESKGE; from the coding sequence ATGGCGAAATCTACTCAAAAGCGAGAAACCTTCTCCGGTCGCAAAGCGTTTATTTTAGCCGCTATCGGCTCCGCCGTGGGCCTAGGCAATATTTGGCGTTTCCCTTATACAACATATGAAAACGGCGGTGGCGCGTTTATTATCCCTTACCTTATCGCCTTATTAACCGCAGGGATTCCTTTATTATTCTTAGATTATGCGATTGGTCATCGTCACCGTGGCGGTGCGCCGTTATCCTATCGCCGTTTTAGTCCGCATTTTGAGGTATTCGGCTGGTGGCAGGTGATGGTGAATGTGATCATCGGCTTATACTATGCGGTTGTTTTAGGTTGGGCGGCAAGCTATACCTACTTTTCTTTCAGCGGTGCTTGGGGCGATAAACCGATTGATTTTTTTATCGGTGAGTTTTTAAAAATGGGTGATATTGCCAACGGTGTGAGTTTTGAATTTGTCGGAATGGTAGCCGGCCCGTTAATCGCCGTATGGGTGATCGCATTGCTGGTACTTTCTATGGGGATTCAAAAAGGGATTGCAAAATCTTCGGCAATCTTAATGCCTGTACTTGTGGTAATGTTTATCGCATTGGTGATCTATTCCCTCTTTTTACCCGGTGCGGAAAAAGGCTTAGATGCGTTATTTACACCGGATTGGTCTAAACTTTCCAATCCAAGTGTGTGGATTGCCGCCTACGGACAAATCTTCTTCTCGCTTTCAATCTGTTTCGGGATTATGGTGACTTACGCCTCATACCTAAAAAAAGAATCGGACTTAACCGGCAGCGGTTTAGTGGTAGGCTTTGCAAACAGTAGCTTTGAATTATTAGCCGGTATCGGCGTATTCGCCGCACTAGGTTTTATCGCCACCGCACAAGGTCAAGAAGTCAGTGAAGTGGCAAAAGGCGGAATCGGCTTGGCATTCTTCGCCTTCCCAACCATCATCAACAAAGCACCGTTCGGTGAAGTGCTTGGTGTCTTATTCTTCGGCTCATTAACCTTTGCCGCCTTAACTTCTTTTATTTCTGTGATTGAAGTTATCATTTCGGCGATTCAGGACAAACTTCGCATTCGCCGTGCGAAAGTGGCCTTTATCGTGGGCGTGCCGATGATGTTTATTTCCGTCATTTTATTCGGCACCACAACCGGCTTACCAATGCTTGATGTATTTGATAAATTCGTGAACTATTTCGGTATCGTTGCCGTGGCATTCGTATCGCTTATCGCCATTGTTTCAAATGAAAAATTAGGATTATTAGGCGATCATTTGAACGAAACCTCATCGTTCAAAGTCGGCTTTTTTTGGCGTTTATGTATCGTCCTCACGACAGGTATTCTTGCATTTATGCTGTTTAGTGAAGGCGCAAAAGTTTTCTCAGAAGGTTACGAAGGTTATCCAAGCTGGTTCGTCAATATTTTCGGCTGGGGAATGGCGATTAGTTTACTTATTGTCGCGTTCATTCTTTCCCGCTTAAAATGGAAAAGCGAAACCAAACTTACAATAGAATCAAAAGGAGAATAA
- a CDS encoding two-partner secretion domain-containing protein: MQKMTLSKIAIALSVCYASSYSYAEIQAANGNTQISTQKGVEIVNIATPSQAGLSHNQYHKFNVDKSGAVLNNARQASQSQLAGNVAANPNLRQQSATVILNEVVSHNPSRLVGKQEIVGQKADYVLVNPNGIDVEGGGFINTPRASLVVGKANVENGKLTGYQVDGDNKLSAKGTISGAHIDLIAPTVNVAANVEADGDVNVLMGRNQVARNDAGQLTVSVLPQQGQVLDGKVAGSIQAGRIRIHSTDSRATLSVNGSDLSAKKDVIVTAGNAKLDGTITKKSEERHQEIKGKITGSNSKRTDKENLKKTTIKGENVAIVVENNLEVKATDIQAKEAMIIGGKTHLGSSKTTNRQTFSENRFRGSYKHHEEDNSRIETAHKTTIRADKVKLVATKDQLTGRALQVDTNQLVLQSEKGIALKGEQENNYYDALAHFRNEPKKHRTGLSTQTAIANNYVASELNVKGDMVVSGNHVDFAGTIGRIDGDLVIENKGKLSFVSEEVKNSHVVDDKEKYWGGLAGSKALASKRNDIEQQGADFTVKGAILIDSQQGVKISGSRVVSGKDALVKGNNGSLTLDVVQDYHSYSEKGRKGMIFDITKERSRGFKTVYTSKGSDLKSLSNLQLTTNKNVNIIGSRVQAAGILDISAKKDINIRGSRNELRQVLHQSGIGFSTKVEQPTLSLDYEGVVKSSVETIKGLVDGSVKAEQAGEALANNVKDNLKYKGQASATLGFYDKSQSIGETTHTPSVISGGTTNLSAQNVNVNGSKIESTKGDLNINANNMVTKAQHNSYYDSNVNTAFGITNTITVTESAVTNKIDLGLAHKDTFKQGASPQSSQLSAKNDLNINANNLIQHKGTTLNAGGNLSQNAKNISHTPEYSTEEGRQKNFDLGLSLTTAVDKNKTVSGSLVLGISGGRESNEQANAQSTALKAGQNINVNTGKLTDVGTQYTAGKNVNLNSQSHSIQSAQNTKQNEKVSGGLTIGVSASSKDLATANAAVNLGVHFQKDQSNSTTAHIANVQGNNVNINTGKLNSQADISAKNDVNINAQTAQFSQSQNTSSHKGGGFTLNVGVGSLVIPAAGAALPSVDVNFTANGHKGNRTDAVLHNVQGGNNVGIHGKGEVSLQGTNVQAGNTVSISGNTVNVQPGKSQVQDLNVSVGGGVSVGANGASLGINGNLNVQHENSTTHQGVSINGKNVNIKAENGVTLTGVSSNSTNLNLDAGKGDLHLNSAKNNVNKTGVDLGLSLSGSLNSGTWTPDSGSGKLNVDVVRNETHTTTDLTAQNATLAGNNAHFNGSSINAPKVNNQLKGGVSSTSVTDKINETSVHLSANGSGKFTPYPVNNWQESAKKDWDNGTIAGVKADVSVKVDSTKKETIKQGGINPPKPQVVKDQKVKADVKLTTNVKGRLEQEAKKRIQQQRLLQQRQRRR; encoded by the coding sequence ATGCAAAAAATGACACTTTCAAAAATTGCGATAGCCTTGTCCGTGTGCTACGCCTCCTCCTATAGCTATGCAGAAATTCAAGCGGCTAACGGTAATACCCAAATTTCCACACAAAAAGGGGTGGAAATTGTCAATATCGCGACACCAAGCCAAGCAGGGCTGTCGCATAACCAATATCATAAATTTAACGTGGATAAATCAGGGGCAGTGTTAAACAATGCCCGCCAAGCGAGCCAATCACAACTGGCAGGCAATGTTGCGGCAAACCCTAATTTACGTCAGCAATCCGCAACGGTGATTTTAAACGAAGTGGTGAGCCATAACCCTTCCCGTCTTGTCGGCAAACAGGAAATTGTAGGGCAGAAAGCAGATTATGTGCTGGTTAATCCAAACGGTATCGATGTTGAAGGCGGTGGTTTCATCAATACCCCTAGAGCTTCATTGGTGGTAGGGAAAGCGAATGTTGAAAACGGTAAATTAACGGGCTATCAAGTAGATGGTGATAACAAATTATCGGCAAAAGGTACGATTTCAGGTGCTCATATTGATTTAATTGCACCGACTGTGAATGTAGCCGCTAATGTAGAAGCCGATGGCGATGTAAATGTATTGATGGGGCGTAACCAAGTGGCTCGTAATGATGCGGGTCAACTCACGGTGAGCGTGTTACCACAGCAAGGACAAGTCCTAGACGGTAAAGTCGCCGGTAGTATTCAAGCAGGGCGTATTCGCATTCACTCTACGGACAGCCGTGCGACACTTAGCGTTAACGGCAGCGATCTCTCCGCAAAAAAAGACGTTATCGTCACGGCAGGTAATGCGAAGTTAGATGGTACGATCACTAAAAAATCTGAAGAAAGACACCAAGAAATTAAAGGTAAAATTACAGGTTCAAATTCTAAACGGACGGATAAAGAAAATTTGAAGAAAACGACGATTAAAGGTGAGAATGTCGCCATTGTGGTTGAGAATAATTTAGAGGTAAAAGCTACGGATATTCAAGCAAAAGAAGCAATGATTATTGGTGGTAAGACTCATTTAGGTTCAAGTAAAACTACTAATCGCCAAACCTTTTCAGAAAATCGTTTTAGAGGCAGTTACAAACACCACGAGGAAGATAATAGCCGAATAGAAACTGCCCATAAAACCACCATTCGTGCCGACAAAGTGAAATTAGTTGCGACCAAAGATCAGCTGACAGGGCGGGCTTTGCAAGTCGATACCAATCAGTTAGTCTTGCAATCAGAAAAAGGGATCGCTTTAAAAGGTGAGCAAGAGAACAATTATTATGATGCGTTAGCCCATTTCCGTAATGAACCGAAAAAACATAGAACGGGTTTAAGCACACAAACTGCTATTGCTAATAACTATGTTGCCAGTGAATTAAATGTGAAGGGAGATATGGTTGTTTCCGGTAATCACGTTGATTTTGCCGGCACTATCGGGCGTATTGACGGCGACTTAGTGATTGAGAATAAAGGGAAACTCTCTTTTGTTTCAGAAGAAGTGAAAAATTCTCACGTCGTTGATGATAAAGAAAAATATTGGGGCGGTTTAGCCGGCTCAAAAGCTTTAGCTTCAAAACGTAACGATATTGAGCAACAGGGGGCGGATTTCACGGTTAAAGGCGCAATTCTAATCGATTCACAACAGGGCGTAAAAATTTCAGGTAGCCGTGTGGTTTCCGGTAAAGATGCGTTGGTAAAAGGCAATAACGGTAGCCTAACTTTAGATGTCGTTCAGGACTATCATTCCTATTCGGAAAAAGGTCGTAAAGGAATGATCTTTGATATTACCAAAGAGCGTAGCAGAGGATTTAAAACCGTTTATACCTCAAAAGGTTCTGACTTAAAATCCTTATCAAACTTGCAGCTTACTACTAATAAAAATGTCAATATTATTGGTAGCCGTGTACAAGCTGCGGGAATACTAGATATTTCAGCGAAAAAGGATATCAATATCAGAGGAAGCCGAAATGAACTCAGACAAGTTCTTCATCAGTCCGGCATTGGATTTAGCACAAAAGTTGAACAACCAACGCTATCATTAGACTACGAAGGTGTTGTCAAATCTTCCGTTGAAACGATCAAAGGGCTAGTTGACGGGAGTGTGAAAGCAGAGCAAGCGGGTGAAGCACTTGCGAATAATGTAAAAGATAATCTGAAATATAAAGGGCAAGCTAGTGCGACTTTGGGTTTTTATGATAAATCTCAATCTATCGGGGAAACCACGCATACACCTTCGGTAATTAGTGGCGGTACGACAAATCTTTCAGCTCAAAATGTAAATGTTAATGGCAGTAAAATTGAGTCGACTAAAGGCGATCTAAACATCAACGCCAATAATATGGTAACTAAAGCCCAACACAATAGTTACTATGACTCTAATGTGAACACCGCTTTTGGCATTACCAATACTATAACTGTGACAGAAAGTGCGGTCACAAATAAGATTGATTTAGGGCTTGCTCATAAAGACACCTTTAAACAAGGCGCAAGCCCACAAAGTAGCCAATTATCTGCTAAAAATGATCTCAACATCAATGCGAATAACCTTATTCAGCATAAAGGCACAACGTTAAATGCCGGAGGTAACCTTTCTCAAAATGCAAAAAATATCAGCCATACGCCGGAATACAGCACCGAAGAAGGCAGACAGAAAAACTTTGATTTAGGTTTATCCTTAACCACAGCGGTTGATAAAAATAAAACCGTGAGTGGCAGCCTCGTACTGGGGATTTCAGGAGGGCGTGAAAGTAATGAACAAGCCAATGCACAAAGCACCGCTCTAAAAGCCGGACAAAATATTAATGTCAATACTGGCAAATTAACGGATGTTGGTACGCAATATACAGCGGGTAAAAACGTGAACCTTAATTCACAAAGCCACAGTATTCAATCGGCTCAAAATACCAAACAAAATGAAAAAGTCAGTGGTGGCTTAACCATCGGCGTGAGTGCAAGTTCTAAAGATTTAGCTACAGCCAATGCTGCCGTTAATCTTGGGGTGCATTTCCAAAAAGATCAAAGTAATTCCACGACGGCTCATATTGCCAATGTGCAAGGAAATAACGTCAATATCAACACAGGTAAACTGAACAGCCAAGCAGATATTTCAGCGAAAAATGATGTGAATATCAACGCTCAAACCGCTCAGTTTAGCCAATCACAAAATACCAGCTCTCACAAAGGCGGCGGCTTTACCCTCAATGTGGGTGTCGGCTCGTTAGTGATTCCGGCAGCAGGGGCGGCATTGCCTTCTGTGGATGTGAATTTCACAGCGAACGGACATAAAGGTAACCGTACAGATGCGGTGTTACATAATGTTCAAGGTGGCAATAATGTGGGCATTCACGGCAAAGGTGAGGTTTCCTTACAAGGGACAAACGTACAAGCAGGCAACACGGTTTCCATTAGTGGCAACACTGTGAATGTTCAACCGGGTAAAAGCCAAGTGCAAGACTTAAACGTGAGCGTGGGCGGTGGCGTGAGTGTCGGAGCGAATGGTGCAAGCTTAGGCATTAACGGCAATCTCAACGTACAGCACGAAAACAGCACCACACATCAAGGCGTTTCGATTAACGGTAAAAACGTGAATATCAAAGCGGAAAATGGCGTTACCCTGACAGGTGTCAGCTCGAATAGCACCAACCTAAACCTTGATGCCGGAAAAGGGGATCTCCACTTAAATTCAGCCAAAAACAACGTGAACAAAACCGGCGTTGATCTTGGTCTCTCGTTGAGCGGCAGCTTAAATAGCGGCACTTGGACACCAGACAGTGGCTCAGGCAAATTAAATGTGGATGTGGTGCGTAATGAAACGCACACGACAACCGATTTAACCGCCCAAAATGCCACCCTTGCAGGCAACAACGCTCACTTTAACGGCAGTAGCATCAATGCTCCGAAAGTGAATAATCAGCTCAAAGGCGGTGTAAGTAGCACCTCGGTTACAGATAAAATCAACGAAACCAGCGTACATCTTTCCGCAAACGGCAGCGGTAAATTTACGCCTTACCCAGTCAATAACTGGCAAGAAAGTGCCAAAAAAGATTGGGACAACGGCACAATTGCAGGCGTGAAAGCGGATGTGAGCGTGAAAGTGGACTCCACCAAGAAAGAGACTATCAAACAAGGCGGCATCAATCCACCGAAACCGCAAGTGGTCAAAGATCAAAAGGTGAAAGCCGATGTGAAATTAACCACAAACGTGAAAGGGCGTTTAGAACAAGAGGCGAAAAAACGCATCCAGCAGCAACGCCTGTTACAGCAACGTCAAAGACGTAGATAA
- a CDS encoding tellurite resistance TerB family protein: MDFNQILNQVVNIAKNAASNLQTGNPTLDNVTKVGGGAAVAGILSMILGRSGGASLAKLGSLAVLGNLAYQAYQNYQKNQQAQPVMSESEFDVLSSSSRQDNSALILRTMIAAAAADGEITEEEKQTIANEIGDNAELAQWIETEMANPISINEIARQVGNDTALAANVYLAARLVSKDLSRKEIIFLANLAEALGLDEALVEQLEKQAGF; encoded by the coding sequence ATGGATTTTAATCAAATTCTAAATCAAGTCGTCAATATTGCGAAAAACGCCGCAAGCAATTTACAAACCGGTAATCCGACCTTGGATAACGTAACTAAGGTGGGTGGCGGCGCGGCGGTTGCCGGCATTCTTTCGATGATTTTAGGTCGTTCGGGAGGCGCAAGTTTGGCAAAACTCGGTTCATTAGCCGTGCTTGGCAATTTGGCATATCAGGCATACCAAAATTATCAAAAAAACCAACAGGCACAACCGGTTATGTCAGAAAGCGAATTTGATGTGCTGAGCTCGTCCTCAAGACAAGATAACAGCGCGTTGATTTTGCGCACAATGATCGCAGCTGCTGCGGCAGACGGGGAAATTACAGAAGAGGAAAAACAAACGATTGCCAATGAAATCGGCGATAATGCGGAACTTGCGCAATGGATTGAAACGGAAATGGCAAACCCGATTAGCATTAATGAAATCGCACGCCAAGTGGGAAATGATACGGCACTTGCGGCAAACGTTTATCTTGCCGCACGGTTAGTAAGCAAAGACTTATCACGTAAAGAGATCATTTTCCTTGCCAACCTTGCTGAAGCCTTAGGCTTAGATGAAGCACTTGTCGAACAATTAGAAAAACAAGCGGGTTTTTAA
- a CDS encoding ShlB/FhaC/HecB family hemolysin secretion/activation protein has product MPIPRRTFLGLRSLALCSSIGLIFTPQALAENSAPPLNDRSLYQSAQQELNELETQIRQQRLSKQKYQATAAEVDTHAYSQTCLPFDEIELRGITLIPTEPLLPPLGECINEGYLNQLSKNVTAAYLKAGYLHNPFQFQSDGSRRLIMQVVEGKLAKISGEDQIINAEMLFPHLIGKPLNVRDLDQGLDQTNTLLGSTVTVDVYPDSQGNIELALQNTYRQRLSGRLSVDNYGNKSTGEWIGRGYVNIDSPFGLSDSLSLSGSHSLRSGFYPYNRSVALYYSVPYGYWRFSTFGSISQYKADLALNRTTLPQHGRTWQWGGRVENVFHRGTNSISTAYVQFDHINAQNGLADVIYEIQSPTITSGTIGLNHLQLRENGLILTDMSYEYGKPSYRNNLERFYKPYHKFNVSLDYIQYRHFFGQDFRQHHRLQGQYSRQFLPSLKQQDLLDRYNVRGFRHFSSSTEKALSLQNTLFWVKQWENWQIEPYVGIDMGIQRNVSTNHAQEYTPSHSTKAISGVIGLQLQLKNRYKLNFEWAKGKHFASNEQRKSQQFSTNVSVQF; this is encoded by the coding sequence ATGCCTATACCCCGTCGCACTTTTCTAGGTTTACGCTCCCTAGCCCTTTGTTCTTCAATCGGACTTATTTTTACTCCACAGGCTTTGGCGGAAAATTCCGCTCCTCCCTTAAATGATCGCTCACTTTATCAATCCGCCCAACAAGAACTTAATGAACTTGAAACACAGATCCGCCAGCAGCGGTTAAGTAAACAAAAATATCAAGCCACCGCCGCCGAGGTTGACACTCACGCTTATAGCCAAACCTGTTTGCCTTTTGATGAAATTGAACTACGCGGTATTACCTTGATTCCTACCGAGCCATTGCTTCCACCGTTGGGCGAGTGTATCAATGAAGGCTATCTGAACCAGCTTAGCAAAAATGTAACGGCGGCTTATCTGAAAGCAGGTTATCTCCACAATCCGTTCCAATTTCAAAGTGATGGATCACGCAGGCTGATTATGCAAGTAGTTGAAGGTAAATTGGCGAAAATTTCGGGTGAAGACCAGATCATCAATGCAGAAATGCTTTTCCCTCATTTAATCGGTAAACCCTTAAATGTGCGTGATCTCGATCAAGGGTTGGATCAAACAAATACGCTACTTGGCAGCACGGTAACGGTGGACGTCTATCCCGATTCGCAAGGCAATATTGAGCTGGCATTACAGAATACCTACCGCCAACGACTATCAGGGCGGCTTTCGGTGGATAATTATGGCAATAAAAGCACGGGGGAATGGATTGGACGTGGCTATGTCAATATCGATAGCCCTTTCGGACTATCGGATAGCCTTAGTCTCAGTGGCAGCCACTCGTTACGTTCGGGGTTTTATCCTTATAACCGCAGTGTTGCCCTCTATTATTCCGTACCTTACGGCTACTGGCGATTTAGCACCTTTGGGTCAATCTCTCAATATAAAGCGGATTTAGCCTTAAATCGAACAACCCTGCCCCAACACGGACGAACTTGGCAATGGGGGGGGCGAGTGGAAAATGTCTTTCATCGAGGCACAAACAGCATCAGCACCGCCTATGTTCAATTTGATCATATCAACGCCCAAAATGGGCTGGCAGATGTGATTTATGAAATTCAAAGCCCAACCATTACGAGCGGTACAATCGGGCTAAATCATCTTCAACTGCGGGAAAACGGGCTAATTTTAACCGATATGAGCTACGAATACGGCAAGCCGTCCTATCGCAATAATCTTGAGCGGTTTTATAAACCCTACCATAAATTCAATGTGAGCCTTGATTACATTCAATATCGGCATTTCTTCGGGCAAGACTTTCGTCAACACCACCGTTTGCAAGGGCAATACAGCCGCCAGTTTCTCCCAAGTTTAAAACAACAAGACTTGCTTGATCGCTATAATGTGCGGGGCTTCCGACACTTTTCCTCCTCTACGGAAAAAGCCCTAAGCTTGCAAAACACGCTTTTTTGGGTGAAACAGTGGGAAAATTGGCAAATTGAACCCTATGTAGGCATAGATATGGGGATACAACGGAATGTCTCGACAAACCACGCTCAAGAATACACACCAAGTCACTCAACAAAAGCGATTTCAGGAGTGATCGGGCTTCAGCTCCAACTGAAAAATCGCTACAAACTTAACTTCGAATGGGCAAAAGGCAAACACTTCGCCTCCAACGAACAAAGAAAATCACAGCAATTCAGTACCAATGTGAGCGTTCAGTTTTAG